The stretch of DNA GGAGTTCACCGAGAAGGTCAAACAGGTCGTGTTCCTTTCCGCGACCCCGAGCGCCTACGAGCTCCAGGTTTCCAAGAACGTCGTCGAGCAGGTCGTCCGCCCGACCGGACTCATCGACCCCGAGGTGATCGTGAAGCCGACCAAGGGGCAGGTCGACGACCTGATCGAGGAGGTCCGCAAGCGGGCCGAGGCGGGGGAGCGAATCCTCGTCACCACGCTGACCAAGAAGATGTCCGAGGACCTGACCGACTATCTGCTCGAGATGGGGATCCGTGTCCGGTACCTGCACGCGGAGATCGACACGATCCAGCGGATCGAGATCCTGCGCGACCTCCGGCTGGGCGAGTTCGACGTCCTGGTCGGCATCAACCTGCTGCGGGAGGGTCTCGACCTTCCCGAGGTGGCGCTGGTGGCGATCCTGGACGCCGACAAGGAGGGGTTCCTGCGCTCCCAGACCTCGCTCATCCAGACCATGGGGCGGGCGGCCCGGAACGTCGAGGGCCAGGTCATCATGTACGCCGACAACGTCACCGACTCCATGCGGGCCGCCATCTCGGAGGCCACCCGGAGGCGGGAGATCCAGCTGGCGTACAACGCCGAGCACGGGATCAACCCGTCGACCATCCGCCGCAACATCTCGGACATTCTGCTGGGCGCAGAGTCCGGCGGCGCCCCGCTCCCGAAGGGCCGGGGACGGCGCGCCCGGCAGCGGGAGGAGCTGGGCCTGCCGAGAGACGAGCTGGTGCGGCTGGTGCAGTCGTTGGAGTCGGAGATGCACGAGGCGGCCAAGAGCCTGCGTTTCGAGTACGCTGCCCGCTTGCGAGACGAAGTCTCCGACCTGAAGCGGGAGCTCAAAGCACTTGCCTGATTTCGACCCGACCACAAACGGCCACCCCAAGTCCAACGGACAGGCCGGCGGTAAATCCTCAGCCTCCGGACCCCGGCGCGGCGGGGGCATCCTTCTGATGGCCGTGGTTTCCGCCATGACCGGCCTCAACCTCATGCTCGGCGGAGGTTTGGGCTTCGTGGTGGGCGCTTTGACCGACGCAGGGGACGCCACCCCGGCCCTGGTTGTGTTGGGGGCCGGGCTCGGCGCGGCTGCTGGGGTGTTTTTCGGGGTTCGGGTCGCTCTGGGCTTTGGGGGCTCCAGCGGCATCAGTTCGCAGAAATGGCTGACCGCCTGGGGTTTCGCCGGCCTGGTGGGGTCTATCGCCCTGGCCGCCCTGGTCGCCAGCCCGTTGACCCCGATCATCTGCATCCTTCTGCCCGGCCTGGCAGCGGCTTTGGGGGACCGGTACTCGGTCAAGAAGCACCTGGCGGCCACCGGGCAGGCCAAGCCGAAGCCGAAGGTCCGGGAGCAGGAAGAAGCTCCGGAGTAGCCCGCTCGAAAAGTGGGAAACTCGAACATATGATCGATCAAGCCGGCACAGGCATGGGACAATACAGATATGGAGAAGGATGCCTTCGGCAGCTGATTTGACGGCGATCCTTCGGCTCGCGTGAGCACTAAGAAACGGGCCGGTGCGGCCACCGATCTGGTCATCCGTGGGGCGAGGGAGCACAACCTCAAGGACGTTCACCTTGAGCTCCCGCGTGACGCAATGATCGTGTTTACCGGGATCTCCGGGTCGGGGAAGTCGTCTCTGGCGTTCGACACCATCTACGCAGAGGGGCAGCGGCGCTACGTCGAGAGCCTCTCCTCCTACGCGCGCCAGTTTCTCGGGCAGATGCAGAAGCCGGAGGTGGACTTCATCGAGGGGCTGTCGCCGGCGATCTCGATCGACCAAAAGTCGGCTTCCCGCAACCCGCGGTCGACGGTCGGCACGATCACCGAGATCTACGACTACCTCCGCCTGCTCTACGCCCGCATCGGCAAGCAGCACTGCTGGAACTGCGGCCGCCCGATCGCCCGGCAGACCCCGGAGCAGATCGTCGACCAGGTGATGGAGCTGCCGATGGGCACCAAGTTCCAGGTGCTTGCGCCGATCATCCAGGGCAAGAAGGGGGAGTACGAAACCCTCCTGGAGGACCTGGCGAAGAAGGGGTACGCCCGGGCCAAGGTCGACGGCGAGCTGCTGGACCTGTCGGAGAAGCACCGGCTCGACCGGTACTACAAGCACAACATCGAGGTGGTGGTCGACCGCCTGGTGCTCAAAGAGGGAATCACCCGCCGGCTGACCGACTCCATCGAGACCGCCCTGGGCCTGGCCGAAGGGCTAGTGACCATCGACCTGGTGGACGAGGATCGCACCATCGGGTATTCGCAGAGCGCCGCCTGCCTGAACTGCGGGCTGTCGTTCGACGAGCTAGCACCCCGGAACTTCAGCTTCAACACGCCCTACGGCGCGTGCCCCCGCTGCGACGGCCTGGGGACCCACCTGGAGGTCGACGCCTCGCTGATCGTAAGCAACGACGAGCTTTCGATCTCCACCGGCGCGATCCGGCCCTGGTCGGCCGCCAAGGCCGAGTACTTCATCCGGATGATGGACGCAGTTTCCGAGAAGTTCGGCTTCTCCATCGACACACCGTGGGCCGAACTGACCGACACCCAGCGCGAGGTCATCTTCCACGGGACCGGCGAGGAGCAGGTGTTCATCAAGTACAAGAACCGGTACGGCCGGACCCGGCAGTATCACACGACGTTCGAGGGGGTAGTGCCCTGGCTGGAGCGCCGCCGGACCGAGACCGAGTCGGAGTTCGCCCGGGAGCGCATCGAGCAGTTCTTCCGGGAGGTTCCGTGCCCGGCCTGCAACGGCGCCCGACTGAAGCCGGAGGCGCTGGCGGTTCTGGTCGACGGGAAGAACATCTGGGAGCTGAGCCGGATGGCGATCCTGGACGCCGAGAAGTTCCTTGGGTCGCTGGACCTGTCGGAGCGGGACCACTCCATCGCCGACCGGGTCCTGAAGGAGATCAACGAGCGGCTGGGGTTTCTCATCGACGTCGGCTTGGACTACCTGTCGGTCGAGCGGTCGGCGGCGACCCTTGCCGGCGGGGAGGCGCAGCGCATCCGGCTGGCCACCCAGATCGGCAGTGGGCTGGTAGGGGTGCTCTACATCCTGGACGAGCCGTCGATCGGGCTGCACCAGCGGGACAACAAGCGGCTGATCGAGACGCTCCTGCGGCTGAAGCATCTCGGCAACACACTGATCGTCGTCGAGCACGACGAGGAGACCATCGCGGTGGCGGACTACGTGGTCGACATCGGCCCCGGGGCGGGCGAGCACGGCGGAGAGGTCGTCTACGCCGGGCCGGTCAAGGGCCTGCTGAAAGCAAAGAACTCCCTAACAGGCGGGTACCTGTCCGGGCGGCTGAAGATCGATGTCCCGAAGAAGCGCCGCACGCCGGGGGAGTCGGCCCTGACCGTTATCGGGGCGAACGAGCACAACCTGAAGGACCTGGACGTCCGGTTCCCGCTGGGAGTGTTCACGGCGGTGACGGGAGTCTCGGGCTCGGGTAAGTCGACCCTGGTGAACGAGATCCTCTACCGGGCGGTCCACCGGCACCTGTTCCGGGACGCCAAACACCTGCCCGGCCGCCATAGGAAGGTGGAGGGGCTGGGGGGCGTCGACAAGGTCATCGACATCGACCAGTCGCCCATCGGCCGTACCCCCCGGTCGAACCCCGCCACCTACACCGGCGTCTTCGACAGCATCCGCACCCTGTTCTCCCAAACGGAAGAAGCCCGCATGCGGGGCTACCAGCCGGGGCGGTTCTCCTTCAACGTGAAGGGCGGGCGCTGCGAGAACTGCCAGGGCGACGGCCAGATCAAGATCGAGATGTACTTCCTGCCCGACATGTACGTCACCTGCGAGATCTGCAAGGGCCGCCGGTACAACCGGGACACGCTGGACGTCCACTACAAGGGCAAAACCATTGCCGAGGTGCTTGAGATGAGCATCGAGGAGGCGCTGGACCTGTTCCGGCCGATCCCCAAGATCGCCCGGCACCTGCAGACGCTGAGCGACGTGGGCCTTGGCTACGTGCGGCTCGGCCAGCCGGCGCCGACGCTCTCCGGCGGCGAGGCGCAGCGGGTGAAACTGGCCACCGAGCTGGCGAAGCGTGCCACCGGCCAGACGCTGTACATCCTGGACGAGCCGACCACCGGCCTGCACTTCGAGGACATCTCCAAACTGCTGAAGGTCCTCCACGGCCTGGTCGACAAGGGGAACTCGGTGGTGGTCATCGAACACAACCTCGACGTGATCAAGACCGCCGACTGGATCATCGACCTCGGCCCGGAGGGCGGCGGCGGGGGCGGAAGGATCGTCGCCGAGGGAACTCCGGAGGAGGTGGCGGGGATCAGTGCGTCACATACCGGCCGTTTCCTCAAGCCGGTTTTGGCAGGGCGCTCCGCGTAAAGGCCTCGCTGCCCGAAGTTGACCGGGGCATTTCACTCTGTCAAATCTAGGTACTTTTGGTGCCCGATCCTACTGGTATGACTCTTGTTGTCACTCTCCCCTCGCCACATGATTTGAACGTCGCCATTGTGCGGCGAAACAGGTAGCTCGGCGGTCCCCGAGCCTGAGCCTGAGAAGGCGGCGTCCCGAGTTGGTCTAGCCGTCACTCGGGAAGCGGCGGGCTTCTACGGTCGGGATCGTTTACCTGGGGGCGGGGGAAGGATTTTTGTGATGAGTGAGTTCGTGTTCAGAAACCTCTCGGTAAAGCTAATGCCGGAGTTGGAGGAGAAGTTCGGGCCGGGGTGCCCGCGCTGCAGCGTCGTGGCCAGCATTCCATGTGGCCCGTGCAGCCAGCTGATCAGCGTCCCTACCGGCTGCCTTCGGTGCAGCCAGTTCGTCAGCATTCCATGTGGCCCGTGCAGCCAGCTGATCAGCGTCCCTACCGATTGCGGATGGTGCAGTCAGCAGATCTCGTGCCCGGGCGGGTCTATTCGTTGTCTCGGGATCAGTTGCGGCGGCGGCAGCCGGCTCGACATCTTCGAGGAAATCGCAATCAATCCTGCCCAGGATCTCGGGGTCCTGAAGCAGCAACTGCAAGGTGCGCTGGCGGAGGTTGAGGCCCAGGAAGCCGCTCTGGCGTCCGCGGCAAAGCCGAAGTCGGTGGAGGAGATCGACGAGCTCAAGAAGCAGCTCTTGGCTGCGGTAGAAGAGCTTGACGAGCAGCGCGCGGCTTTCGAGGGATAGACGTCAATGGCCAAGCCGGTGGTGGGACTGAGCGCGGCTCTGGACCGAGATGTCCGTCTGAATCCCGCCTACCGGCTTTGGAACCTTGCCGAGCTCCCAGAGGCCGAACGCAAGGCGCTCTGGGACCTCGGCGTGGACCCCCTCCTGGCCCACGGGCTCATCACTGCGGATGCCGGCTCCGGCCTGCCCGACAAAGTAGTCGACCGGGCCGGTACCGACCTGCTGGACGAACTCCGTTGCTCAGCGCATTTCCCGGTCGACGCTGTAGAACGCTTTCTCCCACTCCTTTTGGACGATGTGCTGCAGGTGGACCTGGATGGTGAATTTGTCGGGGGTCCCCGGGCCTACCTCAATCTGGCTGGTGACCCGGACGAGTGGCCGGCGCTCGACCGGCTGGCCGGGCTCTCTCAGAACGCCGTCGGGTACGCGGAGCGGCTGGGCTCGTTCTCAGTGGAACACCTCACCGCGCGCCTTTACTGCTTCTTCCGCATCCCCTTGGCACCTCGCTGGCGCCATCGCTACCCGGATATGGACTCCGTTCTGGAGATCGTGGGGCATAACAATCCCCGATCTTCCCTAACGCGGCACTGGA from Actinomycetota bacterium encodes:
- the uvrA gene encoding excinuclease ABC subunit UvrA, whose amino-acid sequence is MSTKKRAGAATDLVIRGAREHNLKDVHLELPRDAMIVFTGISGSGKSSLAFDTIYAEGQRRYVESLSSYARQFLGQMQKPEVDFIEGLSPAISIDQKSASRNPRSTVGTITEIYDYLRLLYARIGKQHCWNCGRPIARQTPEQIVDQVMELPMGTKFQVLAPIIQGKKGEYETLLEDLAKKGYARAKVDGELLDLSEKHRLDRYYKHNIEVVVDRLVLKEGITRRLTDSIETALGLAEGLVTIDLVDEDRTIGYSQSAACLNCGLSFDELAPRNFSFNTPYGACPRCDGLGTHLEVDASLIVSNDELSISTGAIRPWSAAKAEYFIRMMDAVSEKFGFSIDTPWAELTDTQREVIFHGTGEEQVFIKYKNRYGRTRQYHTTFEGVVPWLERRRTETESEFARERIEQFFREVPCPACNGARLKPEALAVLVDGKNIWELSRMAILDAEKFLGSLDLSERDHSIADRVLKEINERLGFLIDVGLDYLSVERSAATLAGGEAQRIRLATQIGSGLVGVLYILDEPSIGLHQRDNKRLIETLLRLKHLGNTLIVVEHDEETIAVADYVVDIGPGAGEHGGEVVYAGPVKGLLKAKNSLTGGYLSGRLKIDVPKKRRTPGESALTVIGANEHNLKDLDVRFPLGVFTAVTGVSGSGKSTLVNEILYRAVHRHLFRDAKHLPGRHRKVEGLGGVDKVIDIDQSPIGRTPRSNPATYTGVFDSIRTLFSQTEEARMRGYQPGRFSFNVKGGRCENCQGDGQIKIEMYFLPDMYVTCEICKGRRYNRDTLDVHYKGKTIAEVLEMSIEEALDLFRPIPKIARHLQTLSDVGLGYVRLGQPAPTLSGGEAQRVKLATELAKRATGQTLYILDEPTTGLHFEDISKLLKVLHGLVDKGNSVVVIEHNLDVIKTADWIIDLGPEGGGGGGRIVAEGTPEEVAGISASHTGRFLKPVLAGRSA
- a CDS encoding helicase-related protein, with the translated sequence EFTEKVKQVVFLSATPSAYELQVSKNVVEQVVRPTGLIDPEVIVKPTKGQVDDLIEEVRKRAEAGERILVTTLTKKMSEDLTDYLLEMGIRVRYLHAEIDTIQRIEILRDLRLGEFDVLVGINLLREGLDLPEVALVAILDADKEGFLRSQTSLIQTMGRAARNVEGQVIMYADNVTDSMRAAISEATRRREIQLAYNAEHGINPSTIRRNISDILLGAESGGAPLPKGRGRRARQREELGLPRDELVRLVQSLESEMHEAAKSLRFEYAARLRDEVSDLKRELKALA